One genomic segment of Myripristis murdjan chromosome 20, fMyrMur1.1, whole genome shotgun sequence includes these proteins:
- the sgk3 gene encoding serine/threonine-protein kinase Sgk3 — MPTAPRMEVQSSCPNVSIPCYNEQRDKKKRYTVYKVMVSVGRHEWFVFRRYAEFDKLYNILRKQFPSMNLKIPAKRIFGDNFDPEFIKQRRTGLHEFIQRIVSHPQLCNHPDVRTFLQMDKMQNFSDASEDEDDKNNSTSRNINLGPSGNPHAKPTDFDFLKVIGKGSFGKVLLAKRKHDGKYYAIKILQKRVILNRREQKHIMAERNVLLKNVKHPFLVGLHYSFQTTDKLYFVLDFINGGELFFHLQKERTFPEPRAKFYIAEMASALGYLHSLNIVYRDLKPENILLDHEGHIILTDFGLCKEGISLTDTTSTFCGTPEYLAPEVLRKQPYDNTVDWWCLGSVLYEMLFGLPPFYSRDTHEMYDNILHKPLVMRPGASSAAWSILQALLEKDGTHRLGSRDDFNEIKAHAFFASINWDDLEQKKIPPPFTPNVSSPCDISNFDPEFTDEMVPNSVCWSPEHSIVNASVMEADDAFLGFSYAPPSDDSFL, encoded by the exons ATGCCGACAGCCCCCAGGATGGAGGTGCAATCCAGCTGCCCCAACGTCAGCATCCCCTGCTACAATGAGCAGAGGGACAAGAAGAAGCGCTACACC GTTTACAAAGTGATGGTCAGTGTCGGAAGACATGAGTGGTTTGTCTTCAGGCGATATGCAGAGTTTGATAAACTCTACAACATT TTAAGGAAACAGTTTCCCTCTATGAACTTGAAAATTCCAGCCAAAAGGATATTCGGGGATAATTTTGACCCAG AGTTCATCAAGCAAAGAAGAACAGGGTTACATGAGTTCATCCAGCGAATTGTCTCACATCCTCAGCTTTGCAACCA CCCAGATGTGCGAACCTTCCTGCAAATGGACAAAATGCAGAACTTTTCAGATGCCtcagaggatgaggatgacaaA AACAACTCTACCTCCAGAAACATTAACCTGGGACCGTCTGGAAATCCACA tGCCAAGCCCACAgactttgactttttaaaaGTCATAGGAAAGGGGAGTTTTGGAAAG GTTCTCCTTGCAAAACGGAAACACGATGGAAAGTATTATGCAATCAAGATCTTACAGAAAAGGGTAATTCTCAACAGGAGAGAG CAAAAACACATCATGGCAGAGCGCAACGTGCTACTGAAGAATGTGAAGCACCCTTTCCTAGTTGGGCTTCATTATTCCTTTCAGACCACAGACAAGTTGTACTTTGTCTTGGATTTCATCAATGGAGGAGAA cTGTTCTTCCATCTTCAAAAAGAGCGGACGTTTCCAGAGCCCAGAGCAAAATTCTACATTGCAGAAATGGCCAGTGCGCTGGGGTATCTCCATTCTCTCAACATTGTTTACAG agaCTTAAAGCCAGAAAATATCCTTCTTGACCATGaa GGCCATATCATTTTGACGGACTTTGGTTTGTGCAAGGAAGGCATATCCCTGACTGACACCACCTCCACGTTCTGCGGGACACCTGAG TACCTGGCCCCAGAGGTGTTGAGAAAGCAGCCGTATGATAACACGGTTGACTGGTGGTGCCTGGGCTCAGTGCTGTATGAAATGCTTTTTGGCCTG CCTCCATTCTATAGCAGGGACACACATGAAATGTATGATAATATCCTTCACAAGCCGCTGGTGATGCGTCCCGGTGCGTCCAGCGCAGCCTGGTCTATTCTGCAGGCCCTCCTGGAGAAAGATGGCACCCACAGACTGGGCTCCAGAGATGACTTT AATGAGATCAAAGCACACGCCTTCTTTGCCTCCATCAACTGGGATGATCTTGAACAGAAGAAGATCCCTCCCCCATTCACGCCCAATGTG AGCTCCCCCTGTGATATCTCAAACTTCGACCCTGAGTTCACAGATGAGATGGTGCCCAACTCTGTGTGCTGGTCTCCAGAACATTCCATAGTCAACGCCAGCGTGATGGAGGCAGACGACGCCTTTCTGGGCTTTTCGTATGCCCCACCCTCTGACGACTCCTTCttatga
- the mcmdc2 gene encoding minichromosome maintenance domain-containing protein 2 — protein MDADLLKESVLSYLDRSGGLLKLAEDCKPFNDPQQSEAVYRFCISVNPLDVMELDPLLGDCVLHDPLKATALFQSVCFLAIKTLSLIEKIHTESQVNIILKLTHLPPFPEYTLDLCAFNRGYRPMRPVAMEGLVIAMTRVTKYTQGARFLCTEDDCPGSTGFRHIRVHAPGATESATVRNDFSCMICSSPLKEDVKFRVLGDKQLVELIHVKALGNLSAHPQSSLRYQSVTVFLRDELCNSMRIGQLYRVLGIPAHVHQWPNITWSVEANSVQPWEPVCKEVHYKKFEALLKATGCSPWRFSAMVAYSFASAVIPPGLFNTLKLCLLLSLVQTRADATDTFYSLDLLVLTTDTLILDRLMAYSLNLACRGVKHQALRELFASLSRDNHGAGTANIHAGSALLATGGICMLGDLGSYRRDRLDAIQSVLESRTVSVFIPGKKYGEDADQQLSFPVQCSFWALTDSSNSCQRSGRADCVILGTAEMGAVPAKLAEVFGLIIQCREMGEQAVLAQTVHTLQQAVHPGEPLYPSCMEFSTQDYQELLAHARSLQVELSPGAEKMIHGYYMASRRVRSDQNQGVKVSVASIKLLLSLAEAHCKLCLRTRVQEEDAVIAVLLCENSITLKHGASALIIPPEAVFPCDLGDLDGLHRRDLTLEQLRQNILRFIYAYAPGADTYITEE, from the exons atggacGCTGACTTATTAAAAGAATCAGTTCTGTCGTATTTAGATAGAAGTGGTGGCCTTCTGAAACTCGCTGAAGACTGCAAACCTTTCAACG ACCCTCAACAGTCTGAGGCAGTCTACAGGTTTTGTATCAGTGTGAATCCCCTTGATGTGATGGAGCTGGATCCTCTGCTAGGTGACTGTGTTCTGCATGATCCACTGAAAGCAACAGCCCTGTTTCAGTCT GTTTGCTTCCTAGCAATAAAGACACTTTCGCTCattgaaaaaatacacacagaaagtCAG GTGAATATAATTCTAAAATTGACACACCTGCCTCCATTTCCTGAGTACACATTGGATCTATGTGCTTTCAATCGTGGGTATCGGCCCATGAGGCCTGTTGCCATGGAGGGTCTGGTCATTGCCATGACAAGAGTCACAAAATACACCCAGGGGGCCAGGTTCCTGTGCACTGAAGATGACTGCCCCGGCTCTACAG GATTCCGCCACATCCGGGTTCATGCACCTGGAGCCACTGAGTCAGCTACTGTGAGAAATGACTTCAGCTGCATGATCTGCAGTTCTCCCCTTAAAGAGGATGTCAAGTTCAGAGTGCTGGGAG acaaacagctggTGGAGTTGATCCATGTGAAAGCTCTGGGTAACCTGAGTGCTCATCCACAAAGCTCACTCAGATACCAATCTGTCACCGTGTTTCTCAGAG ATGAGCTGTGTAACTCGATGAGAATCGGTCAGCTCTACAGGGTGTTGGGCATTCCTGCGCATGTGCACCAGTGGCCCAACATCACCTGGAGTGTAGAGGCAAACAGTGTCCAACCATGGGAGCCAGTGTGTAAGGAAGTACATTA TAAGAAATTCGAAGCCCTGTTGAAGGCCACAGGCTGCTCTCCCTGGAGGTTCTCTGCTATGGTGGCTTACTCCTTTGCGTCAGCTGTGATTCCTCCAGGCCTGTTCAACACCCTGAAACTTTGCTTGTTGCTCAGTTTGGTGCAGACCAGAGCGGATGCAACAGATACATTTTACAGCCTGGATCTGCTCGTCCTGACAACTGACACTCTCATACTAGACAG aCTAATGGCGTACAGCTTGAACTTGGCATGTCGTGGGGTCAAGCATCAGGCTTTGAGGGAGTTATTTGCATCTCTGTCCCGGGACAATCATGGAGCTGGCACTGCTAACATCCACGCTGGCTCTGCCTTGCTGGCCACTGGGGGTATTTGTATGCTGGGAGATCTGGGCAGCTATAGAAGAGACAGGTTGGATGCAATTCAGTCAG TTTTAGAGAGCCGCACAGTGTCTGTGTTCATCCCAGGGAAGAAATATGGTGAGGATGCTGACCAGCAGCTTTCCTTCCCAGTCCAGTGCAGCTTCTGGGCCCTGACAGACTCCTCCAACTCCTGCCAGCGGTCTGGCAGGGCAGACTGTGTCATACTGGGAACAGCG GAAATGGGTGCAGTGCCAGCTAAACTGGCAGAGGTCTTTGGCCTGATCATTCAGTGTCGGGAGATGGGAGAACAGGCTGTGCTCGCCCAGACTGTCCACACCCTCCAGCAGGCAGTTCACCCTGGTGAACCCCTCTACCCATCCTGCATGGAGTTTTCCACACAAGACTACCAGGAa CTCTTAGCCCATGCTCGGAGTTTGCAAGTGGAGCTGAGTCCTGGGGCAGAAAAGATGATCCACGGCTACTACATGGCAAGCCGTAGGGTCCGGTCAGACCAGAACCAGGGTGTCAAGGTGTCTGTAGCCTCCATCAAATTGCT GCTCTCTCTGGCAGAGGCTCACTGCAAACTGTGTCTAAGGACCAGAGTACAGGAGGAAGATGCTGTGATTGCTGTGCTGCTTTGTGAAAACTCTATCACCCTCAAGCACG GGGCGTCTGCTCTCATTATTCCACCTGAAGCAGTGTTTCCCTGTGACCTGGGTGATCTGGATGGCTTGCACAGGAGAGACCTGACCTTGGAGCAGCTCCGACAGAACATCCTGCGCTTCATCTACGCCTACGCACCCGGGGCAGACACATACATCACAGAGGAGTAA
- the tcf24 gene encoding transcription factor 24, translating into MVGRQTIRMDSGNGPGTVVDESPASSPSSSPSPDGRRRELQRPRVMQASGLGSRGRPAAANAARERSRVQTLRHAFLELQRTLPSVPPDTKLSKLDVLILATTYIAHLTRTLQEEGMEEGESTKQTEALHSLKGEGYLHPVKKWPMRSRLYVGATGQFLNTSNHSESENQGPSSSTSQ; encoded by the exons ATGGTTGGACGACAGACGATCCGAATGGACAGTGGTAATGGCCCCGGGACGGTGGTGGATGAGAGCCCCGCATCCAGCCCTAGCTCCAGTCCCAGTCCGGACGGACGCCGCCGGGAGCTGCAGCGGCCCAGGGTGATGCAGGCCAGCGGGCTGGGCAGCAGAGGACGGCCGGCAGCGGCCAATGCAGCGCGGGAGAGGAGCCGAGTGCAAACTCTGAGACACGCTTTCCTGGAGCTACAAAGGACTCTGCCATCGGTGCCGCCGGACACCAAGCTGTCTAAACTCGACGTGTTGATATTGGCCACCACGTATATTGCTCATTTGACTCGAACGCTGCAAGAGGAAGgcatggaggagggagagagcacaaaacaaacagaggcaTTACACTCGCTCAAAGGTGAAGGATACCTGCACCCGGTGAAG AAATGGCCAATGCGATCCAGACTGTACGTCGGAGCAACCGGACAGTTCCTGAACACTTCAAATCACTCAGAGTCAGAGAATCAAGGCCCATCTTCGTCCACATCCCAGTAA